The Acinetobacter defluvii genome includes a region encoding these proteins:
- a CDS encoding ABC transporter permease produces the protein MSKFSSFFKQLYRDYLKTFKDIATNSSILTTMVLSVFFYSFFYPTAYKAQQAESLPIIIVDEEQSYLSNAIITQVYKSPNVKVQDITGNFEEAKQLLQRQKADGILYLPSNLSNSVARGETGGIGLYLSAAYFLKTKQIGLGLVSAIENTLVEYAEKFGHISDFKVALSVHQIPLFNTLSGYGSYIFPAIAPLIIHQTILLGLCMLIAGYREKFWRASPSAFFGIYGAALTIGCLGCFYLFGFTYWFYDYPHGGNFTAMFIAVPIYISCVIALAMLLASFLDLSERAGHVIVFTSIPLFLLSGAAWPVSAMPIWMQYFSQILPSTQGINLFIQLNQMGVTLDIVFPKLIYLATLALILLVLAFYRLTSMYKK, from the coding sequence ATGTCTAAATTCAGTAGCTTTTTCAAACAACTTTATCGTGATTATCTAAAAACATTCAAGGATATTGCAACAAATTCGTCCATTTTAACCACAATGGTTTTATCAGTATTCTTTTACAGTTTTTTCTATCCTACTGCCTACAAAGCACAACAAGCCGAATCATTACCAATTATTATTGTGGATGAGGAGCAGAGTTATTTAAGCAATGCGATCATTACACAAGTGTATAAAAGCCCAAATGTAAAAGTTCAAGACATCACTGGCAATTTTGAAGAAGCCAAGCAACTGCTCCAGCGACAAAAAGCAGATGGGATTTTGTATTTACCCAGCAATTTATCCAATAGCGTTGCTCGAGGAGAAACGGGTGGCATTGGCTTATATCTCAGTGCTGCTTATTTTTTAAAAACCAAACAAATCGGTTTAGGTTTAGTCAGTGCCATTGAAAATACCCTTGTGGAATATGCTGAAAAATTTGGACATATTTCTGATTTTAAGGTTGCTCTTTCAGTTCATCAGATTCCCTTATTTAACACGCTTTCAGGCTATGGCAGTTATATTTTTCCTGCCATTGCACCCTTGATTATTCACCAAACCATTTTACTTGGCTTATGTATGCTGATCGCAGGATATAGAGAAAAATTTTGGCGTGCATCGCCTAGTGCATTTTTCGGAATTTATGGTGCTGCGTTGACCATTGGGTGTTTAGGCTGTTTTTATTTATTTGGTTTTACTTATTGGTTTTATGATTATCCACATGGTGGAAATTTCACCGCAATGTTTATCGCTGTTCCAATTTACATCAGTTGTGTGATTGCGTTAGCAATGCTTTTAGCCAGTTTTTTGGATCTGTCTGAACGTGCTGGACATGTGATTGTATTTACTTCTATCCCTTTATTTTTATTGTCTGGCGCTGCTTGGCCAGTATCGGCAATGCCGATCTGGATGCAATATTTTTCACAGATTTTACCTTCTACCCAAGGGATTAATTTATTTATCCAACTGAACCAAATGGGGGTCACTTTAGATATTGTGTTTCCTAAACTGATTTATCTTGCAACTTTAGCTTTGATTTTATTGGTTTTAGCATTTTATCGGCTGACTTCTATGTATAAAAAATAA
- a CDS encoding ABC transporter permease yields the protein MWGCMLRELRYLIRHKWDLALVTLAPLFLLILFGSMFYAGKAEHLPIAIIDQDQSQLSLNIQKYLSHNSTLQIYEVSDNVDEVEKLINQTKVWGYVHIPEGAEQRLVKAQDAGISIAFNQSYFSIGNSISSAMLLSTIEGITDFSKNTYLQNKLPYLNIPTASLKISPLYNPNLSYEFYLEPFMIPAILHLLLCCCVAFAVGQELKYNSTAKWVHHQGFLQAILAKNLVYVLIFSVWTWLWMFWLIEIRGWFVAGQLWLILVGQFFFYLAYALISTTVVLATQNLSKTFGFIAVYGGSSLSFAGVTLPLNNAPIFTQFWANIIPYTPYAKLQTEQWVVGSPISISLIPLAILVLYCIFYAAISTILLKKMTRKLTQGATHV from the coding sequence ATGTGGGGCTGCATGCTGCGTGAGTTACGTTATTTAATACGCCATAAATGGGATTTGGCTTTGGTCACGCTTGCACCATTATTTTTGCTGATTTTATTTGGCAGTATGTTTTATGCAGGCAAAGCAGAACATTTACCGATTGCGATCATTGACCAAGATCAAAGCCAACTGAGTTTAAATATTCAAAAATATTTAAGTCATAACAGCACACTGCAGATCTATGAAGTTTCTGACAATGTCGATGAGGTTGAAAAATTAATTAACCAAACCAAAGTCTGGGGCTATGTGCATATTCCTGAAGGTGCAGAACAGCGTTTGGTCAAAGCACAAGATGCAGGGATTAGTATTGCATTTAATCAGTCTTATTTTAGTATTGGTAATAGCATTTCTTCAGCAATGCTACTGTCCACGATTGAAGGAATCACAGATTTTAGTAAAAATACGTATTTGCAAAATAAACTGCCCTACTTAAATATTCCGACTGCAAGCCTAAAAATTTCACCTTTATACAATCCAAACCTAAGTTATGAGTTTTATTTAGAACCTTTCATGATTCCTGCGATTTTGCATTTATTACTTTGTTGTTGTGTGGCTTTTGCAGTTGGACAAGAACTTAAATATAACAGCACTGCAAAATGGGTGCATCATCAAGGTTTTCTTCAAGCAATTTTGGCAAAAAATTTAGTCTATGTTTTGATTTTTAGTGTTTGGACATGGCTGTGGATGTTTTGGTTGATTGAAATTCGAGGGTGGTTTGTAGCGGGTCAACTGTGGCTGATTTTAGTGGGGCAATTCTTTTTCTATTTGGCTTATGCGTTGATCAGCACAACAGTTGTGCTTGCTACGCAAAACTTATCCAAAACTTTCGGTTTTATTGCTGTCTATGGTGGATCATCTCTTAGCTTTGCTGGCGTGACATTGCCTTTAAATAATGCACCAATTTTCACGCAATTTTGGGCAAATATTATTCCCTATACGCCTTATGCCAAGTTACAAACCGAACAATGGGTCGTCGGCAGCCCGATCAGCATTTCACTGATTCCATTGGCGATTCTTGTGCTTTATTGCATTTTTTATGCTGCGATTTCCACAATTTTATTGAAAAAAATGACAAGAAAATTAACACAAGGAGCTACTCATGTCTAA